The following are from one region of the Sandaracinus amylolyticus genome:
- a CDS encoding alpha/beta hydrolase: MTTTETLMLRADDGVEIAVHRWLPAGKPRGIVQIAHGMAEHGKRYARLAKTLNEQGWAVYASDHRGHGLTAKTDAEVGHFCDEDGWNRVIADLRMVAQHARREHPGVPYVLFGHSMGSFLAQTLVLRHPQELDALVLSGSTAGGGPLVSAGKQAAKLERMRVGKRGTSPVLTQLSFGSYNRGFEGRTKFDWLSRDPVEVDLYCSDERCGFEVTTQTWIDLLGALEELGRGQWSRLPRELPILVFAGELDPVGERGKGVRRLVSAMRKAGLARVSDRLYPAGRHEMINETNRDEVTGSLVRWLDEHVPRA; this comes from the coding sequence CCGCTGGCTCCCTGCAGGGAAGCCGCGTGGAATCGTACAGATCGCGCACGGCATGGCCGAGCACGGCAAGCGCTACGCGCGGCTCGCGAAGACGCTCAACGAGCAGGGCTGGGCCGTCTACGCGAGCGATCACCGCGGCCACGGCCTCACCGCGAAGACGGACGCCGAGGTCGGGCACTTCTGCGACGAGGACGGCTGGAACCGCGTGATCGCGGACCTGCGCATGGTCGCGCAGCACGCGCGCCGCGAGCACCCCGGCGTGCCCTACGTGCTCTTCGGGCACTCGATGGGCTCCTTCCTCGCGCAGACGCTGGTGCTGCGCCATCCGCAGGAGCTCGACGCGCTCGTGCTCTCGGGCTCGACCGCGGGCGGCGGTCCGCTCGTCTCCGCGGGCAAGCAGGCCGCGAAGCTCGAGCGCATGCGCGTCGGCAAGCGGGGCACGAGCCCGGTCCTCACCCAGCTCTCGTTCGGCAGCTACAACCGCGGGTTCGAGGGGCGCACGAAGTTCGACTGGCTCTCGCGCGATCCGGTCGAGGTCGACCTCTACTGCTCGGACGAGCGCTGCGGCTTCGAGGTCACGACGCAGACCTGGATCGACCTGCTCGGCGCCCTCGAGGAGCTGGGACGCGGTCAGTGGTCGCGTCTCCCTCGCGAGCTGCCGATCCTGGTGTTCGCGGGCGAGCTCGATCCGGTGGGCGAGCGCGGCAAGGGCGTGCGTCGCCTCGTGAGCGCGATGCGCAAGGCCGGCCTCGCGCGGGTGAGCGACCGTCTCTATCCCGCTGGCCGTCACGAGATGATCAACGAGACCAACCGCGACGAGGTGACGGGCTCCCTCGTGCGCTGGCTCGACGAGCACGTTCCGCGCGCGTGA
- a CDS encoding cation:proton antiporter translates to MDLVRRRAWRHVGLLVASAAVLLASYGAPARGQDAGAGRGADAGAARAGDEAIDAGQRVEATDAGTVRARAPRPLDAGARDAGAGLADAALIDGGADASIADAGLEVDAGTDAGLIALVPIEPVEGEVPTEIPSITGESDGSRVIRTLLGLVALLALAWIGAHPRVQKLEERMGISQVVTSGLPFVALGVLCRAPGIDILNDEVLIAITPLLQFGLGWIGFHTGFQFEGAAMDEVPKGTSSVVILLTGASFATIAVACGLLLFATGLGGDPFRMTTFVRDAAIVGLAGALSAPTLERLGGQRVPARAMELARTIGVLDDVVGVVALAMLFAWLHPAEGGSWNLPGVGWLFVTFGMAATLGLVMYAVLRGTESAAESSALLLGSVCFTAGMAGFFSLPPLVVCFLAGILLKNLPGGDKPRLSAAFARLERPIYLVFLVVVGALWRVDDWRGWVLLPVFVVARVVGRALGARVARRLPQDARHPGLDEMSTPELITPPMGALALAFVITARTLYESPATQAIVTAVIGGAVATEIIVQITSRKARPRRSGTASRSGETTISSAETPLATTEPPRAGTDETEPSSN, encoded by the coding sequence GTGGATCTCGTTCGACGACGCGCGTGGCGCCACGTCGGCCTGCTCGTCGCGTCGGCGGCCGTCCTGCTCGCGTCGTACGGCGCACCGGCGCGCGGGCAGGACGCCGGCGCGGGACGAGGCGCCGATGCCGGCGCCGCGCGGGCGGGCGACGAAGCGATCGACGCGGGCCAGCGCGTCGAAGCGACCGACGCCGGCACCGTGCGAGCGCGCGCTCCGCGACCGCTCGATGCCGGAGCGCGCGATGCGGGCGCCGGCCTGGCCGATGCCGCGCTGATCGACGGTGGCGCGGACGCGTCGATCGCGGACGCCGGGCTCGAGGTCGACGCGGGCACCGATGCGGGCCTGATCGCGCTCGTCCCGATCGAGCCCGTCGAGGGCGAGGTCCCCACCGAGATCCCGTCGATCACCGGCGAGAGCGACGGCAGCCGCGTCATCCGCACGCTGCTGGGGCTCGTCGCGCTGCTCGCGCTCGCGTGGATCGGCGCGCACCCGCGCGTGCAGAAGCTCGAAGAGCGCATGGGGATCTCGCAGGTCGTCACCAGCGGCCTGCCCTTCGTCGCGCTCGGGGTGCTCTGCCGCGCGCCCGGCATCGACATCCTCAACGACGAGGTCCTGATCGCGATCACGCCGCTGCTGCAGTTCGGCCTCGGATGGATCGGGTTCCACACCGGCTTCCAGTTCGAAGGCGCGGCGATGGACGAGGTGCCGAAGGGCACGTCGTCGGTGGTGATCCTCCTGACCGGCGCGTCGTTCGCGACGATCGCGGTCGCGTGCGGGCTGCTCCTCTTCGCGACGGGGCTCGGCGGCGATCCCTTCCGCATGACCACGTTCGTCCGCGATGCGGCGATCGTGGGGCTCGCGGGCGCGCTCTCGGCGCCCACGCTCGAGCGACTCGGTGGCCAGCGCGTCCCGGCGCGCGCGATGGAGCTCGCGCGGACGATCGGCGTGCTCGACGACGTCGTCGGCGTGGTCGCGCTCGCGATGCTCTTCGCGTGGCTGCACCCCGCCGAGGGTGGCAGCTGGAACCTGCCGGGCGTCGGCTGGCTCTTCGTCACGTTCGGCATGGCCGCGACGCTCGGCCTCGTGATGTACGCGGTGCTCCGCGGCACCGAGTCGGCGGCCGAGAGCTCCGCGCTGCTGCTCGGCAGCGTGTGCTTCACCGCGGGCATGGCGGGCTTCTTCTCGCTGCCGCCGCTCGTCGTGTGCTTCCTCGCCGGCATCCTTTTGAAGAACCTGCCGGGCGGCGACAAGCCGCGTCTGTCGGCGGCGTTCGCGCGGCTCGAGCGGCCGATCTACCTGGTGTTCCTGGTCGTCGTCGGGGCGCTCTGGCGGGTCGACGACTGGCGCGGCTGGGTGCTGCTGCCGGTGTTCGTCGTCGCGCGCGTCGTCGGTCGCGCGCTCGGTGCGCGGGTCGCGCGGCGGCTGCCCCAGGACGCGCGCCACCCCGGGCTCGACGAGATGTCGACGCCCGAGCTGATCACGCCTCCGATGGGCGCGCTCGCGCTCGCGTTCGTCATCACCGCCCGCACGCTCTACGAGAGCCCGGCGACCCAGGCGATCGTGACCGCGGTGATCGGCGGCGCGGTGGCGACCGAGATCATCGTGCAGATCACGTCCCGCAAGGCGCGCCCGCGGCGATCGGGCACCGCATCGCGCTCCGGCGAGACCACGATCTCGTCCGCCGAGACCCCGCTGGCGACGACGGAGCCTCCGCGCGCGGGGACGGACGAAACCGAACCTTCATCCAATTGA